A window of Polaromonas hydrogenivorans contains these coding sequences:
- a CDS encoding DMT family transporter, translating to MPANLYALGAIALWITLAALGVSLRHIPPFLLTGIALLMGSLLALPAVLQDRKAWSVPAKTLALGVYGLFGFHFLLFIALRHAPPVEANLVNYLWPLFMVVLAPLFLAGLRLRAVHVAAALLGFAGAAIAILSASNNATGAVGWSWGFVPALASAFIWASYSLLTQRVKPFPTAAIGLFGLVSGLLSLLCHWALEPQAGLSARDWLLLAVMGWGPLGAAFFLWDKALKLGDARQIGILSYITPLGSTALLMLVSGRPLSWNIGLAAVMIIGAAVLGTRVK from the coding sequence ATGCCAGCCAATTTATATGCCCTGGGCGCCATCGCGCTGTGGATCACCCTTGCCGCCCTCGGCGTGTCGCTCAGGCACATTCCGCCTTTTTTGCTGACCGGCATTGCCCTGCTCATGGGCAGCCTGCTGGCGCTGCCGGCCGTGCTGCAAGACCGCAAGGCCTGGAGCGTTCCCGCCAAAACCCTCGCGCTGGGCGTTTACGGCCTGTTCGGATTCCATTTTTTGCTGTTCATCGCCCTGCGCCATGCACCGCCGGTCGAGGCCAACCTGGTCAACTACCTGTGGCCGCTGTTCATGGTGGTGCTGGCGCCGCTGTTTCTGGCCGGGCTCAGGCTGCGCGCCGTGCATGTGGCGGCGGCGCTGCTGGGATTTGCCGGAGCGGCCATCGCCATCCTGAGCGCCAGCAACAACGCCACGGGTGCCGTGGGCTGGTCGTGGGGTTTTGTGCCGGCGCTGGCGTCGGCCTTCATCTGGGCCAGCTATTCGCTGCTGACCCAGCGCGTCAAACCGTTCCCGACGGCGGCCATCGGCCTGTTCGGGCTGGTGTCAGGCCTGCTGTCGCTGCTGTGCCACTGGGCGCTGGAGCCGCAGGCCGGGCTGTCGGCGCGCGACTGGTTGCTGCTGGCCGTGATGGGCTGGGGACCGCTGGGCGCCGCATTTTTCCTCTGGGACAAAGCGCTCAAGCTCGGCGATGCCCGGCAGATCGGCATCCTGAGCTACATCACGCCGCTGGGCTCCACCGCCCTGCTGATGCTGGTGAGCGGCCGCCCCTTGAGCTGGAACATTGGCCTGGCGGCCGTGATGATCATTGGTGCGGCGGTGCTGGGCACACGGGTGAAATAA
- the lipA gene encoding lipoyl synthase, with protein MSTPEVVREVQSLETYNPLAKQKAAAKLSRIPVKVVQGEILKKPDWIRVKAGSPSTRFYEIKQILRENKLNTVCEEASCPNIGECFGKGTATFMIMGDKCTRRCPFCDVGHGRPDPLDADEPLNLARTIAALKLKYVVITSVDRDDLRDGGSGHFVECIQRIRELSPGTTIEVLVPDFRGRDDRALEILKASPPDVMNHNLETAPRLYKEARPGSDYQFSLNLLKKFKALHPDVPTKSGIMVGLGETDEEILQVMQDMRDHGINMLTIGQYLAPSTSHLPVRRYVHPDTFKMFEEKAYEMGFSHAAVGAMVRSSYHADQQAHAAGVSDKPAE; from the coding sequence ATGAGCACACCCGAAGTCGTCCGCGAAGTCCAAAGCCTTGAAACCTACAACCCGCTGGCCAAGCAAAAGGCTGCCGCCAAGCTGTCGCGCATTCCCGTCAAGGTCGTGCAGGGCGAAATCCTGAAAAAGCCCGACTGGATTCGCGTCAAGGCCGGCAGCCCGAGCACCCGCTTCTACGAGATCAAGCAGATCCTGCGCGAGAACAAGCTCAACACGGTTTGCGAGGAAGCGAGTTGCCCCAACATCGGCGAATGCTTCGGCAAGGGCACGGCGACCTTCATGATCATGGGCGACAAATGCACCCGCCGCTGCCCGTTTTGCGATGTCGGCCACGGCCGGCCCGACCCGCTGGACGCCGACGAGCCGCTGAACCTGGCGCGCACGATTGCCGCGCTCAAGCTCAAGTACGTGGTGATCACCAGCGTGGACCGCGACGATCTGCGCGACGGCGGCAGCGGCCATTTTGTGGAATGCATCCAGCGCATTCGCGAACTCTCGCCCGGCACGACGATTGAAGTGCTGGTGCCCGATTTCCGCGGTCGCGACGACCGCGCGCTGGAAATCCTGAAAGCCTCGCCGCCCGACGTGATGAACCACAACCTGGAAACCGCGCCGCGCCTGTACAAGGAAGCGCGTCCCGGCAGCGACTACCAGTTCAGCCTGAACCTGCTGAAGAAGTTCAAGGCGCTGCACCCGGACGTGCCGACCAAGAGCGGCATCATGGTCGGCCTGGGCGAGACCGACGAGGAAATCCTGCAGGTCATGCAGGACATGCGCGACCACGGCATCAACATGCTGACGATTGGCCAGTACCTCGCGCCCTCAACCTCGCATCTGCCCGTGCGCCGCTACGTACACCCCGACACCTTCAAGATGTTCGAGGAAAAGGCCTACGAGATGGGCTTCAGCCATGCCGCCGTGGGCGCGATGGTGCGCTCAAGCTACCACGCCGACCAGCAGGCGCATGCCGCCGGCGTGTCCGACAAGCCAGCCGAGTGA
- the lipB gene encoding lipoyl(octanoyl) transferase LipB, giving the protein MSIDTQQLGRVDYLPTYQAMQDFTAARDASTPDALWICEHSAVYTQGLAGKIDHLLNPGEIPVVQTNRGGQVTFHGPGQVVVYPLIDLKRAGYFVKEYVYRIEESVIRTLAHFGVTGHRVAGSPGIYVRMDDPFSHAALSGPVHPSDPFRGLGKIAALGIKVSRQCTYHGVALNVAMDLEPFSRINPCGYAGLRTTDLSTIGVSASWQEAADVLGQKLATYLAP; this is encoded by the coding sequence ATGAGCATCGACACACAACAACTCGGCCGGGTGGACTACCTGCCCACCTACCAGGCGATGCAGGACTTCACCGCCGCGCGCGACGCGTCCACGCCGGACGCGCTATGGATTTGCGAGCATTCTGCGGTCTATACACAAGGGCTGGCGGGCAAAATCGATCACCTGTTGAACCCCGGCGAGATTCCCGTGGTGCAAACCAACCGGGGCGGACAGGTGACGTTTCACGGCCCCGGCCAGGTGGTGGTGTACCCGCTGATCGACCTGAAGCGGGCCGGCTACTTCGTCAAGGAATATGTCTATCGCATTGAAGAATCGGTGATCCGCACGCTGGCGCATTTCGGCGTGACCGGCCACCGCGTTGCCGGTTCGCCCGGTATTTACGTGCGCATGGACGACCCGTTCTCGCACGCCGCGCTGAGCGGCCCGGTGCATCCGTCCGACCCGTTCCGGGGCCTGGGCAAGATTGCCGCGCTGGGCATCAAGGTCAGCCGGCAATGCACTTACCACGGCGTGGCCCTCAACGTGGCGATGGACCTGGAACCCTTCTCCCGCATCAACCCTTGCGGTTACGCAGGACTCAGGACGACAGACCTTTCTACAATCGGCGTATCGGCCAGCTGGCAGGAAGCGGCGGACGTGCTGGGCCAAAAGCTCGCCACCTACCTTGCGCCCTGA
- a CDS encoding UPF0149 family protein: MNDFFDYNLRHPLPQQSPHQPLTEAQCDELFKLFDDASLPATTMSAEMADGYLTACVVGPVPVPAHEWMEAIFGQPTLPISDDPEHQHRLLQLLLQRHRDIAVATAVALHDLTPDKLFVPLSSEVDAGERITPYQIDESGNRQGNWACKDWADGFRFAMLDHPQWDGLTNNPKNFDLLTPIVLFAEGYNPDRPELQIDEQANLPALLSLSIYNIRSFWKLHKQTHAPSLREARKVGRNDPCPCGSGKKYKKCCGA, encoded by the coding sequence ATGAACGACTTTTTCGACTACAACCTGCGCCATCCGCTGCCGCAGCAAAGCCCGCACCAGCCCCTGACCGAGGCCCAATGCGACGAGCTGTTCAAGCTGTTTGACGACGCCAGCCTGCCGGCCACCACGATGTCGGCCGAGATGGCAGACGGCTACCTGACCGCCTGCGTCGTCGGCCCTGTGCCAGTGCCCGCCCACGAATGGATGGAGGCCATTTTCGGCCAGCCCACGCTGCCGATTTCCGATGATCCCGAGCACCAGCACCGCCTGCTGCAGTTGCTGCTGCAGCGGCACCGGGACATCGCGGTGGCCACGGCGGTGGCACTGCACGACCTCACGCCCGACAAGCTGTTCGTGCCATTGAGCAGCGAAGTGGACGCAGGGGAACGCATTACCCCCTACCAGATCGACGAAAGCGGAAACCGCCAGGGCAACTGGGCTTGCAAAGACTGGGCCGACGGCTTTCGGTTCGCCATGCTGGACCACCCACAATGGGACGGCCTGACGAACAACCCCAAAAACTTTGACCTGCTCACGCCGATTGTGTTGTTCGCGGAAGGTTACAACCCCGACCGACCCGAGCTGCAGATTGACGAGCAAGCCAATCTGCCGGCCTTGTTGTCCCTGTCGATCTACAACATCCGAAGCTTCTGGAAGCTTCACAAACAAACGCACGCGCCTTCCTTGCGCGAAGCCCGCAAGGTCGGCCGCAACGACCCCTGTCCTTGCGGCAGCGGCAAAAAATACAAAAAGTGCTGCGGCGCCTGA
- a CDS encoding YbeD family protein — translation MSADNDNTPPNPPEAEARKDSLIEYPSLFPIKVMGIKAEGYVHAITHIAHQFDPAFDASTIELRESKGGKYLGVTITVTATSREQLDELYRTLSTHPMVKVVL, via the coding sequence ATGAGCGCCGACAACGACAACACGCCCCCCAACCCGCCAGAAGCCGAAGCCCGCAAGGACTCGCTGATTGAATATCCGTCACTGTTCCCCATCAAGGTCATGGGCATCAAGGCCGAGGGTTATGTCCACGCGATCACCCATATTGCCCACCAGTTCGACCCGGCATTTGACGCATCGACCATCGAGCTGCGCGAAAGCAAGGGCGGCAAGTACCTGGGCGTGACCATCACCGTGACGGCCACCAGCCGCGAACAGCTCGACGAGCTGTACCGCACGCTGTCCACGCACCCGATGGTCAAGGTCGTGCTGTAG
- a CDS encoding D-amino acid aminotransferase — protein sequence MTTSAASALPDTPCYLNGDFSTLKDAKISVLDRGFIFGDAVYEVVPAYAGKLFRFGQHMARLDRSLAELRIANPLTHAQWQGIALKLIADHALSTGAQTQKGNQLIYIQVTRGVAMRDHPMLPGLTPTVFIMVNPMKLPSDEQRAQGVACVSAGDFRWEKAHIKSTSLLGAVFSRQISVDAGALETVMFRGDHLSEAAASNVWVVKHGKVMGPPRDHLVLEGIRYGLIEEICRAAGIDFELRRISRAEVLAADELLLSSATKEILPITLLDGQPVGNGQPGPIYAKLYAAYQQAKEESST from the coding sequence ATGACAACGTCCGCCGCCAGCGCCCTGCCCGATACGCCCTGCTACCTCAACGGCGACTTCAGCACGCTGAAGGACGCCAAGATCAGCGTGCTCGATCGCGGCTTCATCTTTGGCGATGCCGTCTATGAAGTCGTGCCCGCCTATGCCGGCAAGCTGTTCCGCTTCGGGCAGCACATGGCGCGCCTCGACCGCAGCCTGGCCGAGCTGCGCATCGCCAATCCGCTGACACACGCCCAGTGGCAGGGCATTGCTCTTAAATTAATAGCTGACCATGCCCTATCAACGGGCGCACAGACCCAAAAAGGCAATCAACTGATCTACATCCAGGTGACGCGCGGCGTGGCCATGCGCGACCACCCGATGCTGCCCGGCTTGACGCCCACCGTGTTCATCATGGTCAACCCGATGAAACTGCCCAGCGATGAGCAGCGCGCGCAAGGCGTGGCCTGCGTCAGCGCCGGCGATTTCCGCTGGGAAAAGGCGCATATCAAGAGCACCAGCCTGCTGGGCGCGGTGTTCTCGCGCCAGATCAGCGTGGACGCCGGCGCGCTGGAAACCGTGATGTTTCGCGGCGACCATCTCAGCGAAGCGGCCGCCAGCAATGTCTGGGTCGTCAAGCACGGCAAGGTGATGGGGCCGCCCAGGGACCACCTGGTGCTCGAAGGCATCCGCTATGGCCTGATCGAGGAAATCTGCCGCGCGGCCGGGATTGATTTTGAGTTGCGCCGCATCAGCCGGGCCGAAGTGCTGGCCGCCGACGAGTTGCTGCTGTCGTCGGCCACCAAGGAGATCCTGCCCATCACCCTGCTGGACGGCCAGCCCGTCGGCAACGGCCAGCCCGGCCCGATTTATGCAAAACTGTACGCCGCCTACCAGCAAGCCAAAGAGGAGTCATCGACATGA
- a CDS encoding DUF4149 domain-containing protein, with product MPALMKFLHVLAAIAWLGGISFMLFALRPAAAELLAPPQRLPLIAQTLKRFFSLAWAAVIVLLLSGLAMLLGVGIKNAPAGWHAMLGIGLVMFALFGHLYFGPFRRLQQAVNAANWPEGGRRVGQIATLATVNLGLGVLAIAAIFFMV from the coding sequence ATGCCCGCCCTGATGAAATTCCTGCATGTTCTTGCCGCAATCGCCTGGCTGGGGGGAATCAGTTTCATGCTGTTTGCGCTGCGCCCCGCTGCGGCTGAACTGCTGGCGCCACCGCAGCGGCTGCCGCTGATTGCGCAAACGCTCAAGCGTTTCTTCAGCCTGGCATGGGCCGCCGTCATCGTTTTGCTGCTGTCCGGCCTGGCGATGCTGCTGGGCGTGGGCATTAAAAACGCACCCGCCGGCTGGCATGCCATGCTGGGTATTGGCCTGGTGATGTTTGCACTTTTCGGCCATCTTTATTTTGGACCTTTTCGCCGCCTTCAGCAGGCTGTCAATGCGGCCAACTGGCCTGAAGGCGGCCGGCGCGTCGGGCAGATTGCCACACTGGCCACGGTCAACCTGGGGCTCGGTGTTCTCGCCATTGCCGCCATATTTTTCATGGTTTGA
- a CDS encoding ATP synthase subunit I, whose translation MADGPAKYSESAKDFARKSAAVATGSGSEEVTDEAQDEGFKPLTREEAKKVRELNPPASLWVVLAGQAGVGILVALLAWVLTGQARMGWSAGYGALAVVIPAALFARGLSRQKSAMHGNAALVGFFIWEMVKIALTVAMLFAAPRLVEGLNWLALLAGFVVTMKVYWVAMWLRPVRKKSINNF comes from the coding sequence ATGGCAGATGGACCGGCTAAATACTCTGAAAGCGCTAAAGACTTTGCCCGCAAAAGCGCTGCAGTGGCAACTGGCTCAGGCAGTGAAGAAGTGACAGATGAGGCGCAAGACGAAGGGTTCAAGCCCCTGACGCGCGAAGAAGCGAAAAAAGTTCGGGAGTTAAATCCTCCTGCTTCTTTGTGGGTTGTGCTGGCGGGGCAGGCCGGAGTCGGCATTCTTGTGGCTTTGCTGGCCTGGGTGTTGACGGGCCAGGCGCGAATGGGCTGGTCGGCTGGATATGGTGCGCTGGCAGTGGTCATTCCCGCGGCACTGTTTGCCCGGGGTCTGTCGCGTCAAAAATCGGCAATGCATGGAAATGCGGCGCTGGTCGGGTTTTTTATCTGGGAAATGGTCAAGATTGCCTTGACGGTGGCGATGCTCTTTGCTGCGCCAAGGCTGGTTGAAGGGTTGAATTGGCTGGCTTTGCTGGCGGGTTTTGTGGTGACGATGAAGGTGTACTGGGTGGCCATGTGGCTTCGCCCGGTGCGCAAGAAGTCGATCAATAATTTTTGA
- the atpE gene encoding F0F1 ATP synthase subunit C gives MENILGLVALACGLIVGLGAIGASIGIALMGGKFLEASARQPELMNDLQTKMFILAGLIDAAFLIGVAIALLFAFANPFVLR, from the coding sequence ATGGAAAACATTCTCGGCCTCGTCGCTTTGGCTTGTGGTTTGATCGTCGGTCTCGGTGCTATCGGCGCCTCTATCGGTATCGCCCTGATGGGTGGCAAGTTCCTGGAAGCCTCGGCTCGCCAGCCTGAACTCATGAACGACCTGCAAACCAAAATGTTCATTTTGGCCGGCCTGATTGATGCTGCTTTCCTGATCGGTGTTGCTATTGCCCTGCTGTTCGCATTTGCCAATCCGTTTGTCCTGCGTTAA
- a CDS encoding F0F1 ATP synthase subunit B, which produces MNINSTLFLQAVVFAILVWFTMKFVWPPITKALDERAQKIADGLAAADKAKSELSSANKRVEAELATSRTETATRLADADRRGQGIIEDAKARAVEEANKIIAAAQAEAGQQTVKAREALREQVALLAVKGAEQILRKEVNAGVHADLLSRLKTEL; this is translated from the coding sequence GTGAACATTAACTCCACCCTGTTCCTGCAGGCTGTCGTTTTTGCGATCCTGGTCTGGTTCACGATGAAGTTCGTGTGGCCACCAATCACAAAAGCGCTGGACGAGCGGGCACAGAAAATCGCTGACGGCCTTGCTGCCGCCGACAAAGCCAAATCCGAACTTTCCAGCGCCAACAAGCGCGTGGAAGCGGAGCTGGCAACGTCGCGCACCGAGACCGCTACCCGTCTGGCAGATGCAGACCGCCGGGGCCAAGGCATCATTGAAGATGCCAAAGCCCGCGCGGTTGAAGAAGCCAACAAGATCATTGCTGCAGCCCAGGCTGAAGCCGGTCAACAAACGGTCAAGGCCCGCGAGGCGCTGCGCGAGCAGGTTGCCCTGCTGGCGGTCAAGGGCGCCGAGCAGATTCTCCGCAAGGAAGTCAATGCCGGGGTTCATGCCGATTTGCTGAGCCGCCTGAAAACCGAGCTGTAA
- a CDS encoding F0F1 ATP synthase subunit delta: protein MAELATIARPYADALYKAQGSDLATTALWVDKLAAVAGNAQLLQFADSPKVSVDQVFDVVAGVASNANDPLPEAARNFLRLVIENGRLSALPEIASQFRSLKNAAGGMTDAVVFSAFPMDEQALNDIAVVLEKRFGRKLGIKVELDPSLIGGIRAVVGDEVLDTSVKARLEQMKMALIA from the coding sequence ATGGCTGAACTTGCAACCATTGCCCGCCCTTATGCAGATGCGCTGTACAAGGCGCAGGGCTCCGATCTGGCCACAACTGCCCTTTGGGTGGACAAACTGGCGGCTGTGGCTGGAAATGCCCAGTTGCTCCAGTTTGCCGACAGTCCAAAGGTCAGCGTGGATCAGGTGTTTGACGTGGTGGCCGGTGTGGCCAGCAATGCAAACGATCCTTTGCCCGAGGCTGCCAGGAACTTCCTGCGCCTCGTGATCGAAAACGGTCGTTTGTCTGCACTGCCCGAGATTGCCAGCCAGTTTCGTTCGCTCAAGAACGCGGCAGGCGGTATGACCGATGCCGTCGTTTTCAGCGCTTTTCCGATGGACGAGCAGGCCTTGAACGACATCGCAGTAGTGCTCGAAAAGCGGTTTGGGCGCAAGCTCGGCATCAAGGTTGAACTTGATCCCTCGCTGATTGGCGGAATTCGCGCGGTCGTGGGTGACGAGGTGCTGGATACTTCGGTAAAAGCCCGTTTGGAACAAATGAAAATGGCGCTGATTGCCTGA
- the atpA gene encoding F0F1 ATP synthase subunit alpha — protein MQLNPAEISELIKSRIEGLAASSDIRNQGTVVSVADGIVRIHGLSDVMQGEMLEFPATADGTPTYGLALNLERDSVGSVILGEYEHIAEGDTVKCTGRILEVPIGPELLGRVVNALGQPIDGKGPINAKLSDVIEKVAPGVIARKSVDQPLQTGLKSIDSMVPIGRGQRELIIGDRQTGKTAVAIDAIINQKGKGVSCVYVAIGQKASSIKNVVRSLEQAGAMDYTIVVAASASESAAMQYVSAYSGCTMGEYFRDRGEDALIVYDDLSKQAVAYRQVSLLLRRPPGREAYPGDVFYLHSRLLERAARVNEKYVEDFTKGAVKGKTGSLTALPIIETQAGDVSAFVPTNVISITDGQIFLETSLFNAGIRPAINAGISVSRVGGAAQTKLIKNLSGGIRTDLAQYRELAAFAQFASDLDEATRKQLDRGARVTELLKQSQYSPLSVSTMGATLFAVNKGFMDDVDVKKVLAFESGLHAWLKDKHAPLMAKLEANKAMDKDAEAELTTAVTAFKKTFA, from the coding sequence ATGCAACTCAATCCCGCAGAAATTTCTGAACTGATCAAGAGCCGTATCGAAGGCCTCGCCGCAAGCAGCGACATCCGTAACCAGGGCACCGTGGTGTCGGTGGCCGACGGTATTGTCCGCATCCACGGCCTGTCCGATGTGATGCAGGGCGAAATGCTTGAATTTCCTGCCACGGCAGATGGCACGCCAACCTATGGTCTGGCGCTGAATCTTGAGCGCGACTCGGTCGGCTCCGTGATTCTGGGCGAGTACGAACACATTGCCGAAGGCGACACCGTCAAATGCACGGGTCGTATTCTGGAAGTCCCGATTGGTCCTGAACTGCTTGGCCGCGTGGTCAATGCACTGGGTCAGCCCATCGACGGCAAAGGCCCGATCAACGCCAAGCTGAGCGACGTGATCGAAAAGGTTGCGCCCGGCGTGATCGCCCGTAAATCGGTTGACCAGCCACTGCAAACCGGCCTGAAGTCCATCGACTCGATGGTGCCTATCGGCCGTGGCCAGCGCGAGCTGATCATTGGCGACCGCCAGACCGGTAAGACCGCTGTTGCGATTGACGCCATCATCAACCAAAAAGGCAAAGGCGTTTCATGCGTCTATGTCGCGATTGGCCAGAAGGCTTCCTCGATCAAGAACGTGGTGCGCTCGCTGGAACAAGCCGGCGCCATGGACTACACCATTGTGGTGGCAGCCTCGGCTTCCGAATCGGCCGCCATGCAATACGTCAGCGCCTACTCGGGCTGCACCATGGGCGAATATTTCCGCGACCGTGGCGAAGACGCGCTGATTGTGTATGACGACCTGTCCAAGCAAGCCGTCGCCTACCGCCAGGTATCGCTGCTGCTGCGCCGTCCGCCAGGCCGCGAAGCCTATCCCGGCGACGTGTTCTATCTACACAGCCGCCTGCTGGAACGCGCTGCCCGCGTGAACGAGAAGTATGTTGAAGACTTCACCAAAGGCGCCGTGAAAGGCAAGACCGGGTCATTGACCGCGCTGCCGATCATTGAAACGCAGGCCGGCGACGTGTCCGCTTTCGTGCCGACCAATGTGATTTCGATCACCGATGGCCAGATTTTCCTGGAAACCAGCCTGTTCAACGCCGGTATCCGCCCCGCCATCAACGCCGGTATCTCGGTGTCGCGCGTCGGTGGCGCTGCCCAGACCAAGCTGATCAAGAACCTGTCCGGCGGTATCCGTACCGATCTGGCCCAGTACCGCGAACTGGCTGCCTTCGCGCAGTTCGCTTCCGATCTGGATGAAGCCACCCGCAAGCAACTCGACCGCGGTGCCCGCGTCACCGAGTTGCTCAAGCAGTCGCAGTATTCGCCTTTGTCCGTCTCCACCATGGGTGCCACCTTGTTCGCAGTGAACAAGGGCTTCATGGATGATGTGGATGTCAAGAAGGTGCTGGCTTTCGAAAGCGGCCTGCACGCCTGGCTGAAGGACAAGCATGCGCCCTTGATGGCCAAGCTTGAAGCCAACAAAGCCATGGACAAGGATGCCGAGGCCGAGTTGACGACAGCGGTCACTGCGTTCAAGAAAACGTTTGCCTAA
- the atpG gene encoding F0F1 ATP synthase subunit gamma, translating to MAAGKEIRGKIKSVENTRKITKAMEMVAASKMRKAQERMRAARPYSDKIRNIAAHLSQANPEYTHPFMESNDAKTTGFIVVTTDKGLCGGLNTNVLRLLTTKLKDMQAAGEDAQAVAIGNKGLGFLNRIGVKVAAHATQLGDKPHLDKLIGPVKVLLDAYSEGKIKAVYLCYTRFINTMKQESVVEQLLPLTADRMQPDKTEHSWDYIYEPDAQTVIDELLVRYVEALVFQAVAENMASEQSARMVAMKSATDNAGSVIGELKLIYNKTRQAAITKELSEIVAGAAAV from the coding sequence ATGGCAGCAGGCAAGGAAATACGCGGCAAGATCAAGTCGGTGGAAAACACCCGCAAGATCACCAAGGCCATGGAAATGGTGGCCGCCTCCAAGATGCGCAAGGCGCAGGAACGGATGCGCGCCGCCCGTCCTTACAGCGACAAGATTCGTAACATTGCAGCTCACCTGAGTCAGGCGAACCCCGAATACACCCATCCGTTCATGGAGTCCAACGACGCCAAGACCACCGGGTTTATCGTGGTGACGACCGACAAGGGCTTGTGCGGTGGTTTGAATACCAACGTGCTGCGTCTCTTGACGACCAAGCTTAAGGACATGCAGGCTGCCGGTGAAGATGCGCAGGCGGTCGCCATTGGCAACAAGGGTTTGGGTTTCCTGAACCGCATTGGTGTCAAGGTCGCGGCGCATGCCACCCAACTGGGCGACAAGCCACACCTGGACAAGCTGATCGGCCCCGTCAAGGTGTTGCTCGACGCGTACAGCGAAGGCAAGATCAAGGCGGTTTACCTCTGCTACACCCGTTTCATCAACACGATGAAGCAGGAGTCCGTAGTGGAGCAACTGCTGCCCTTGACGGCGGACCGGATGCAGCCCGACAAGACCGAGCATAGCTGGGACTACATCTATGAGCCGGACGCGCAAACCGTGATTGACGAGCTGCTGGTTCGCTATGTCGAGGCGCTGGTGTTCCAGGCCGTGGCCGAGAACATGGCTTCCGAACAGTCCGCCCGCATGGTCGCCATGAAGTCAGCTACCGACAATGCCGGCAGCGTGATTGGCGAACTCAAGCTTATTTACAACAAAACGCGTCAAGCGGCGATCACGAAAGAACTTTCGGAAATCGTTGCTGGTGCTGCAGCGGTTTAA